The Plantactinospora sp. KBS50 sequence TGCGCGCAAAGGAAGCCCAGATCCGTCCACCCCGGCAGCGGCGACGGGAGGCGCCACCGGGAGGCTTCGCCCGCAAGGTGGACCGGATCTTCGACCGCTACTTCCGCCGGTATGTGCCCGAAGGAATCGACCGAGCCCACTGGCTCGACCAGACGGCGGGGATCCGCCGGCACCTCCGTGACGAGGTGGTCGAGCTCTATCGGGAACAGCGCATCGAGGCCGAACGGGTCGCCTGGCTCGTCCGACACCTGGTGGGAGATGTCCGAGGGCAATGGGAACGAGACACGCTGACCGCGTACCGCCAGCAGCTGCGTAACCCTGCCAGGACCAAGGCCCTCCACGTCGGGGGACTGGCCCTCCTTGCCGCGGGGAGCCTCTGGGCCGTTCCTGCCGTCGTGACCAGCGCCCCCTTGTCCGGCACAGGCTGGTTCCTGCTCGCGGTGGCGTCCGCGGTGCCGGCGGTGCGCTCGTCGTTTCGGATCGTCGCCGAGCATCGCCGGGTCGCCGACGAGCAAGCGGAACGCAACGACAAGGACATGGCCCGCTGGGCGGCATACCACCGGTGGTGCCACAAGCTGTCCGACAAGCCGTCGGACACCGAGATGGCCACCTGGTTGGAAAGCGACCGCAAAGTCCTGGTCGACCAGGCCATGCAGCAGTACCGACTCCGCCCCAGCCAGGTAATCGCACACGCCTTCATCGAGGCGCCGGCACCCTCCTGCAAGAAGGCCCGCTACCCGCAAGGACCGTGGCGGTACTCCCGGTATCGCCTGCTGCTGTTTCTCCTCACCGACGACGGCGTCCGGCAGGTCAACATCGATCTCGACTTCGAAACCTCCGCAAGCCGCACCACCCAACGGCTCAACTACCGTTTCGACGCCGTCGCCGCCGTACGGATCGACGGCATCGCCACCCGACAGCAGACCTTCGAGCTGACTCTGTTCAACGGAGAGCCCATCTCAATTCAAGTGAGCGATCCTGACAACGGGACGCTCCAGCACGACGAGAACCCAGCCAAGATCGCTGAGCTGTCGCTAGACGCCGCCGGGCTCAGTCACACCCTGCACGTCCTCGAAGGCGTCGCCGCCGAAGGCAAGGAATGGGTCAAACACCGACGCGACCGCGCAGACGAAAGGCTCGCCGACCTCGCGAGCGCCATACGCGGGCTGCTTGATTAGGTTAGGGCGGTCTAAAATGCAGAGATTGGGTATGAGTAGACCGATTTGGTCGGTGCACCTTGACGGTGGTCCAGGGCCAGCAGCAGCCCGAACTGGCCGAGACCGGCACCGGAGAGGTAATTCGGGAGTTGCCCGCCGCGGACGTCTACTGGGGAACCGACGGTCACATCCTGTGGCTCAACCGGGACATCGGCCAGGCCGTCCTGATCGACCAGGACGGGAGGACCGTCCGGCGGCAGGAGCTGCCGCCGGACCTGCCGCTCCAGAGTGTCCTGCAACTCGCCCCGAGCTGACCCGCCGGACCGCTGCGACCACGGGCCCTCTGGATTCACGGGCCGGTGAAAGGCCGGTGCCCACCGAGCCCCGCGGAGGGCTCGGTGGGCACCGGATGGAGCTACCTGATCAGACGGCCACGAAGTAGAACGACTCCCACGAGCCGAGCCCGTACGGCCAGGAGCAGTTGCCCGACTGGCAGACAACCTGCCGCGAGGCGATCAGCGGGTTGGCGCCGCCGCTCTCCGCCGTCACGGCCCGACCGTTCGCGTTGGCCACGATGAATCGGCTGCCGTCCGGGTTGTAGTCCCAGTTCAGGAGCCACTCCCAGGCGCCGATCGAGGTGCCGCGGGCGATCAGCGCCTTGCTTCCGGCGCTCTCGGCGGTCACGTACCTGCCGTTCGCCTGCGCCCGCAGGCCGAACCAGCCGTCACCCTGGTCGACGTAGTCGAACTTCTCCCAACCGCCCACGCTCGTGCTGCGGGCGATCAGCGGGTTCGCGCCGCCGTTCTCCGCGGTCACGTACCTGCCGTTGGCCTTGGCCCTGATGGCCACGGTCGGGTTCTTGGCCAGGAAGTTGAACTTCTCCCAGCCACCGATGCTGGTGCTGCGGGCGATCAGCGCCTTGCCGCCGCCGCTGTCCGCGGTCACGTACCTGCCGTTGGCGTTCGCCTTGAACGCGATGCTGCCGTCGGCGTTGTCGACGATGGTGAACTTCTCCCAGCCACCGACGCTCGTGCTGCGGGCGATCAGCGGGTTCGCGCCGCCGTTCTCGGCGGTCACGTACCTGCCGTTGGCCTTCGACCGCAGGGCGACGAACCCGCCGCTCTGGGCCACCACGTCGAACTGCTCCCAGCCGCCCACGCTGGTGCTGCGGGCGATCAGCGGGTTCGCGCCGCCGTTCTCGGCGGTCACGTACCTGCCGTTGGCGTACGCCTGGATGCCCACCGAGGAGCGGGAGACGGCCGCGCCACCCACGTGCAGCAGGCGGTTCGGCGCGTTCTGCTCGGGGTCGAGGTAGACGACCGGGGCCGTGTCGTGCACCCCGCCGGCGACGGCGTTCTTGACGATGGCGTCGCGCACCTGCTGCGGCGTCCAGTCCGGGTGCTCCGCCAGCACCAGGGCTGCGGCCCCGGTCACGTGCGGCGCGGCCATCGAGGTGCCGGTCAGCGTCTCGGTCGCCGCGTCCCCGCCGATGAAGTCGGAGGTGATGTTCACGCCCGGCGCGTAGACGTCCACACAGGATCCGTGGTTGGAGAAGTAGCCGCGGAAGTCCAGGTTGTCGGTGGCGCCCACGGTGATCGCCTCGGCGACGTGGGCCGGCGAGACGTAGCACGCCTTGACGTCCTGGTTGCCGGCCGAGAGGACGTAGGTGAGCCCGGCGGCGATGGACCGGCTGACGGCCGCGTCGACCACCGGGTCGATGCCGTCGTTGCAGGGCGCGTTGGGGTCGAAGAAGGGCTGCGTGGCCCCGGCGGGATATTGCAGTACCGGATCGCAGTCCTGGCCGAGGCTCATGTTGACCACGGCCGGCTTTTCCGCGTTGGCGGTGACCCAGTCGATGCCCGCGACGACCTGCTCGGTGCTGCCGTATCCGTCGCAGCCCAGGACGCGCACGCCGACCAGGTTGACGTCCTTGGCCACGCCGTACCGGGTGCCGCCGATCGTGCCCGCGACGTGGGTTCCGTGTCCGTCGCAGGTGTCGGTGGCGTCGTCGTCGCCGTCGACGAAGTCGTACCCGGAGGTGGCCCGGCCGCCGAAGTCGGTGTGCGTGAGGTTCAGGCCGGTGTCGATGACGTACGCCGTCACGCCGCTGGCGCTCGTCGACGGGTAGGTGTACGTCTGGTCGAGCACCGGTCCGGTCTGGTCGAGCCGGTCGAGTCCCCAGGACGGCGGGTTGGTCTGGGTGCCGGTGGTGTGCAGCATCCGGACCGGCTCGACCGAGGCGACCTCGGGGCTGGCGGCGAGCTTCTTCGCCTGGGCCGCGCTCAGCTGGGCCGAGAAGCCGCGCAGGGCGTGCCCGTAGAGCTGGCGGACCTTGCCACCGTGTTCCTCGGTGAGCGCCTCGGCGGTGGACTTGACCTTGGCCGAGCTGGCCTTCGTGTCCTTGAGGGTGACGATGTAGCGGTCCTGCACCGTGCTCGGCCGGCTGGCCGCGCTCGGCTTTGCGGCCTGCTTGTCGGTCTGCAGGCTCGGGGGTCGGACCAGCGAGGGGCGCGGCCCGTCCGGCGCCGCCGATGCCGGGGCGCCGGCGGCGACGATTGCGGTTGTGCTGGCCACGGCGAGAGCCGCCGCAGCCGTGCGGCGTAGGACGCCACGATTCATAAAGGAACTCCCCGTGTCGATGATCGTCCGGAGTGGACGGCAGAGTGCGCGGCCACGGCATTCGATGCCGGAGCCGAGGGATTGATCGATCGCACCATTCTGCGCCAAGATCAGCTCACCGGGCTCCCCTTTTTGGCCAGACGCCGGCAGAACGCTCAGAATCGTTACAGGATGCCCTGCTCCTGGGCCCAGCGCCGCAACTCGGACTCGGCCTCGTCCCGGCTCAGCGGGCCACGCTCCAGACGCAGTTCCTTGAGATGCTTCCAGGCCTGGCCCACCACCGGTCCCGGCGGTACGCCCAGCAACTGCATGATGGCGTTGCCGTCCAGATCGGGCCGCACCCGCGCGAGATCCTCCTCGGCACGCAACCGGGCGATCCGTTCCTCCAGCGCGTCGTAGTCCTCGGCCAACTGCCGCGCCTTGCGCCGGTTGCGGGTGGTGCAGTCCGAGCGGGTCAACTTGTGCAGCCGGGGCAGCAGGTCACCGGCGTCGGCGACGTACCGCCGGACCGCCGAGTCGGTCCACTCGCCCCGGCCGTACCCGTAGAAGCGCAGGTGCAGCGCGACCAGCGCGACCACCTGGGCGGTGACGTCCTTGGGGTACCGCAGCTCCTTCATCCGCTGCTTGGTCAGCCGGGCGCCGACGACCTCGTGGTGGTGGAAACTGACCCGGCCGTCCGGGCCGACCGCCTTGGTCGCCGGCTTGCCCACGTCGTGCATGAGCGCGGCCATCCGCAGGATGAAGTCGCACCCGCCATCCTCGTGGCCGACGGCGTTGCTCACCACGGTCAGGGTGTGCTCGTACACGTCCTTGTGCTGGGCGTGCTCGTCGATCTCCAGCCGGAGCCCGGTCAGCTCGGGCAGGAACCGCTCGGCCAGTCCGGTGTCGGCCAGCAGCCGCAGCCCGGTGACCGGATCGGCACCGCAGAGCAGCTTGGTGAACTCGTCCCGGATCCGCTCGGCCGTGATCCGGTCCAGATCGGCGGCCATCGCGGCCATCGCCGCCCGCACCGGCGGCGCCACCGCGAACCGCAACTGGGCGGCGAACCGCGCCGCGCGCAGCATCCGCAGCGGGTCGTCGCCGAACGACTCCTGCGGCGTGCCGGGGGTACGGATCACCCGGGCCGCCAGGTCGGCGAGCCCGCCGTACGGGTCGGTGAACCGGTGCCCGGGAAGGCTGACCGCCATCGCGTTGATAGTGAAGTCCCGGCGTTCCAGGTCTTCCACCAGGTTGGTGCCGTACCGCACGGTCGGGTTGCGGGAGACCCGGTCGTACGCCTCGGCGCGGAAGGTGGTGATCTCCAGCCGCAGGCCGTCGCGCTGCACGCCGATGGTGCCGAACTCGCGGCCGGTCTCCCAGATCGCGTCCGCCCAACCCTTGACGACCCGCAGCGTGGCGTCCGGGTGGGCGTCGGTGCAGAAGTCGAGGTCGTCGCCGAGCCGGCCGAGCAGCGCGTCCCGGACCGACCCGCCGACCAGGTGCAGTTCGTGGCCGGCGGCGGCGAACCGGCGGCCCAACTCGTCGGCCACCGGCGAGACGCGCAGCAGTTCGGCCACGGCCCGGTGCTGGGCGGCGGTCAGGGACACGTGGGCCGCCGGGGCGGTACCGGCGGACGGTGCGGAGGAATCGGACATGGGACCGCCAGAATATCGGTCGGCCGCCGCGCCGGGCCGCCCGGGATCCGCCGCGCCGACGCGGTACGCCGGGGGCCGGCGGCCGGGCCGGACGGCCCGCCTGGCCGGGCCGGGCCGCACCCGGGCAACTAAGGTCAGTGCCGGCGGTCCGGATGTCCGTCGGGGTACCAGCGGGAGGCGCAGATGAGCGGCCGGGTCTACCGGAGCGGGAACGCCGCGGGCGACGACCACGGCGTCCGGCCGGTCGACGGCGGCGGCTACCAGCAGGGCGGCGCGGCGTTCATCGCGGCCGAGCCGCTGAACCAGCCCGGGGTGGAGGCGACCGCCCCGCCACCGGAGCAGGTGGCCGAGAGCAGCGCCGCCGCCAACAGCACGGTGATGGCGATCGGCAGCCTGGTCAGCCGGGGCACCGGCTTCATCCGCAACCTCATGATCGGCGCCGCGCTCGGCGGCGACCTGGTCGGCAACGCGTACACCACCGCCCAGTTCCTGCCGAACCAGGTCTACGAGTTCCTGCTCGGCGGCGTCCTGACCAGCGTGCTGATCCCGGTGCTGGTCCGCCGGCGCAAGGCCGACCCGGACCGCGGCGAGGCGTACGCGCAGCGGCTGCTCACCCTCGCGGTGATCGCGCTCGGCGCGGCGGTCGCCGTCGCGGTGATCGGCGCCCCGGTGCTGACCGCGCTGTACGCCGGTGGCAAGACGGCGGACTACCAGGACCTGGTCACCTCGCTGTCCTACCTGATGCTGCCGATGCTGTTCTTCACCGGCATCAGCGCGCTGGTCGCGGCCGTGCTGAACACCCGGGGCACTTCGCGGCCCCGATGTGGGCGCCGATCCTGAACAACCTGGTGGTCATCGCCGTCTGCGCGCTGTACATCGCGCTCTTCGGCGCGAAGATCGTCACGCCGGACCAGATGACCGGCGGCCGGATCCTGCTGATCGGCGGCGGCACGCTGCTCGGTGTGGCGGTGCAGGCGGCCGGGCTGGTGCCGGCGCTGCGCAAGGTGGGCTTCCGCTGGAAGTGGCGGTTCGACTTCCGCGCCCTCGGCCTGCGCGAGCTGGCCAGGCTCAGCGGCTGGATGCTCTGCTACGTCGGGGTCAACCAGCTCGGCCTGTTCGTCGTGGTCAACCTGCTGACCCGGGCCGCCGGCGGCAACCGGGCCGGGCTGCTCATCTTCAACAACGTGTTCCTGCTGCTGATGATGGCGCACGGCATCATCGCCGTCTCGATCATCACCGCGCTGATGCCGCGGATGAGCGCCGCGGCGGCCGACGGCCGGTACGCCGATCTGACCGCGGACCTGTCCCGGGGCACCCGGATGGTCAGCGCGGTGCTCGCACCGATCGCGGTCTGCTACGTGGTGCTGGCCGGACCGATCTCGGTCGTGGTGTTCCGGTACGGCGCCTTCACCGGCGCGAACGCCACCGCCACCTCGACGGTGCTGCTGGTCGCGGCCCTGGGGCTGGTCCCGTTCGCGCTCAGCCAGCTCTTCACGTTCGCCTTCTACGCGCTGCCGGACACCCGGATGCCGGCGCTGATCAACATTCCGGTCGTCGCGCTGCGGGTGGTCCTCCAGGTCGGGGTCTACCTGGCCTTCTCGGCGACCTTCGCGGCCGCCGGGATGATGCTCGGCAACGCGATCTCGTACGTGGCCGCGGCGGTCGGGTCGGCGGTGCTGCTGCGCCCCGGGTGGGCCGGATCGGGCTGGGACAGATCATGCGGACGCTGGGCAAGGTGCTGGTCGCGGCGCTGGGCGCCGCCCTGGTCGGCTGGCTGGCCCTCAAGCTGCTGCCGGGTGACCCGGCCGAACTGGGCCGGCTGGCCGCGCTGGTCCGGCTGATCGTCGGCGGGGCGGTGATCGGGCTCAGCTACCTCGCCCTGGCCACGGTGCTGCGGATCACCGAGATCACCGAGGTCGTCGGCATGGTCCGCCGCCGCCTCGGCCGCTGAGCGGAGCGGACGGGCCCGCACCACGGGGCGTGGCCGGGCGGACACCCGGCCGGCAACCAGGCGAAACCAACCGATACATTGGTCCCGGACAGCGTCGTTGACGGGGACGGCGGCGGGTGGTTGGCACTCACACCGCGGCGCCGGCGCTCGGCCCCGCACCGGCCGTCAGCGGCGATGAGATGTCGGGGATCCGGCTCAGGCGGGTAAGGTCGCTCCCGGTGGGTGCCGGCAGCGCCTAGGCTAACGGGGTAACGCTGCCGGTGCGCCAGACATGGCGACGGCGGGAGCGGAAGGCGATGCCCGGGCAGCGGGATCTAGCGATCGGCACCATCACCGAGGGAGGACTGGTGACCCAGGTCGGCGAGGGTCGGGAGGCGGACGAGGTCGCTCCCGTCGGCACTGCCCTCGGTGCGCCGACCGCCGGTGAGGTCCTCGCCGAGCGGTACGAATTGTCCGCGCACATCAACGACGACAGCGCCGGCCGGCAGGTCTGGCGCGGAATCGACGTCATCCTCCGCCGTCCCGTCGCCGTGGTGCTGCGCTATCCGGGCGGGGACTCCGCCGTGGAGATGCTCCAGGCGGCCGTGACGGCCAGCCGGGTCATCCACCCGAACCTGGTGGGCGTCTACGACGCCATCGACGAGCAGGACCGGGCGTACGTCGTCCGCGAGTGGGTGGACGGCCGGTCCCTGCGCGAGCTGGTGGACCATGACGGCCTGCTCGACCCGGCCCGGGCCACCAGCGTCGCCCACGCGATCGCCGGGGCGGTGGCCGCCGTGCACGCCACCGGCATGGTGCACGGCAACATCCACCCGGGCACGATCATGATCGCCGACGACGGCCGGGTGGTGCTGGCCGACGCGCGGGCGGACGCCAACGACAGCCGCGCCACCGACGTACGGGCGATCGGCGGCATCCTCTACTACGCCCTGACCGGGCACTGGCCGCACGCCGAGGCCACGCTCACCGGCGGCACGGCCGGCCGGGGGCGGGCCAGCCTGCCCGACGCGGTCCGGGACTCCGGTGGATCGCTCGTCGCGCCCCGCCAGGCCCGCGCCGGCGTACCGGCGTACCTGGACGACCTCACGATGGACCTGCTCGACCCCGCGGTCGAGCCACCGTCCTCGGACGTGCTGGCCGCGGAGCTGGGCCGGCTCGACGTGGCCGACGATCCGTACCTGGACGACAGCGGGCCGCTGCGGTTCGCCGGGCGGGACGACGACGGGACGACGTCGAGCCCGGGCGGCCGGCGCAAGATCGCGGCCGGCGTCGCCGGCCTGCTGGTGGTGGCGCTGGTCGGGCTGGTCTTCGGCATCAACGCGCTGGCCGGCGGTGGCACGGACGGCGGTGGCGGCGGCACGGGTCCGGTGACCCAGCCCGGCGCCGGCGCCTCCGAGAACCCCTCGGCCGAGCCGGCCGACAAGCCGAAGCCGATCCCGCTGAGCGGCGACCAGGTCCGGGTCATCGACCCGCAGGGCGACCGGACCGAGCTGCGGGACGTCGAGAAGGCGGTCGACGGCGACCCCAACGAGGGCTGGCAGACGCAGGGCTACAAGGGGCGGTCCAACTTCGGCAACCTCAAGGACGGCATGGGCATCCTGATCGACCTGAAGGAGCCCCGGACGCTCTCCTCGGTGCAGGTGCTGCTCTCCTCGCCGGGCGCCACCGCCGAGTTGCGCACCGGCTCGTCCGCGCCGACCGAGAGCAGCAAGTCCGCCGACCAGCAGGTCGTGGCCCAGTTCAGCACCCGGATCGGCGAGCCGCTGGAGAAGTTCGACGGCTCGACGATGTCCTTCTCGGCCTTCGACCCGGACCAGAAGTACCGCTACCTGCTGTTCTGGATCACCGATCTGCCGAGAGCCGACGACGGCCGCTACCGGATCGGCGTCCAGGAGATCACGGTCAACGGGCTGTGACCGTACCGTCGGCTTCCCGGCTCCGGCGGTCGCCGTGACCGGCCGGGGGCCGACCCGGCGCCCGAACGCCACCCCAGGTCCGAGACCGTCGATCGGGCGGCCGACGCCGCCCGGACCGGCTCCGCGTCACCGGACGCCAGGACCGACGCGGAACTGCTACAGGCACACGTCGAGGGTGACGCCGAGGCGTTCGCCGAACTGTTCCGGCGGCACCGGGACCGCCTCTGGGCCGTTGCGGTACGCACCGTGGGCGACCGGGAGGAGGCGGCCGACGCCCTGCAGGACGCCCTGATCTCCGCCCATCGCGGCGCCGCCCGCTTCCGCGGCGACTCGGCGGTCACCACCTGGCTGCACCGGATCGTCGTGAACGCCTGCCTGGACCGGCTCCGTCGCCGGCGTGCCCACCCGACCGTCCCGCTGCCCGACGGCAGTCGCACGGACGACCACCACGGCGGGGTGGAACCGGCCGCCCCCACCCAGGACCACGACACCGCGCTGATGGTCCGCCAGGCGCTCGCCCAGTTGCCGCTGGAACAGCGCTCGGCGTTGATCCTGGTCGACGTGCAGGGCTATCCGGTGGCCGAGGCCGCGCAGATCCTCGGGGTGGCCGAGGGCACCGTGAAGAGCCGGTGCGCCCGGGGTCGGACACGACTGGCCGGCATGCTCGGCCATCTGCGGCCCGGTCCGGCCGGCGGCCGGTCCGGCCCGGCGGACCCGGACCCGTCCCCGGTCGGCGTGCCGCCGGTCACCCAGCGGAACCCGCGTCCGGCCGGCAACGTCCGATCAGAGTCGAGGCACGCAACAGACGG is a genomic window containing:
- a CDS encoding S8 family serine peptidase, translated to MASTTAIVAAGAPASAAPDGPRPSLVRPPSLQTDKQAAKPSAASRPSTVQDRYIVTLKDTKASSAKVKSTAEALTEEHGGKVRQLYGHALRGFSAQLSAAQAKKLAASPEVASVEPVRMLHTTGTQTNPPSWGLDRLDQTGPVLDQTYTYPSTSASGVTAYVIDTGLNLTHTDFGGRATSGYDFVDGDDDATDTCDGHGTHVAGTIGGTRYGVAKDVNLVGVRVLGCDGYGSTEQVVAGIDWVTANAEKPAVVNMSLGQDCDPVLQYPAGATQPFFDPNAPCNDGIDPVVDAAVSRSIAAGLTYVLSAGNQDVKACYVSPAHVAEAITVGATDNLDFRGYFSNHGSCVDVYAPGVNITSDFIGGDAATETLTGTSMAAPHVTGAAALVLAEHPDWTPQQVRDAIVKNAVAGGVHDTAPVVYLDPEQNAPNRLLHVGGAAVSRSSVGIQAYANGRYVTAENGGANPLIARSTSVGGWEQFDVVAQSGGFVALRSKANGRYVTAENGGANPLIARSTSVGGWEKFTIVDNADGSIAFKANANGRYVTADSGGGKALIARSTSIGGWEKFNFLAKNPTVAIRAKANGRYVTAENGGANPLIARSTSVGGWEKFDYVDQGDGWFGLRAQANGRYVTAESAGSKALIARGTSIGAWEWLLNWDYNPDGSRFIVANANGRAVTAESGGANPLIASRQVVCQSGNCSWPYGLGSWESFYFVAV
- a CDS encoding CCA tRNA nucleotidyltransferase → MSDSSAPSAGTAPAAHVSLTAAQHRAVAELLRVSPVADELGRRFAAAGHELHLVGGSVRDALLGRLGDDLDFCTDAHPDATLRVVKGWADAIWETGREFGTIGVQRDGLRLEITTFRAEAYDRVSRNPTVRYGTNLVEDLERRDFTINAMAVSLPGHRFTDPYGGLADLAARVIRTPGTPQESFGDDPLRMLRAARFAAQLRFAVAPPVRAAMAAMAADLDRITAERIRDEFTKLLCGADPVTGLRLLADTGLAERFLPELTGLRLEIDEHAQHKDVYEHTLTVVSNAVGHEDGGCDFILRMAALMHDVGKPATKAVGPDGRVSFHHHEVVGARLTKQRMKELRYPKDVTAQVVALVALHLRFYGYGRGEWTDSAVRRYVADAGDLLPRLHKLTRSDCTTRNRRKARQLAEDYDALEERIARLRAEEDLARVRPDLDGNAIMQLLGVPPGPVVGQAWKHLKELRLERGPLSRDEAESELRRWAQEQGIL
- a CDS encoding protein kinase family protein, encoding MPGQRDLAIGTITEGGLVTQVGEGREADEVAPVGTALGAPTAGEVLAERYELSAHINDDSAGRQVWRGIDVILRRPVAVVLRYPGGDSAVEMLQAAVTASRVIHPNLVGVYDAIDEQDRAYVVREWVDGRSLRELVDHDGLLDPARATSVAHAIAGAVAAVHATGMVHGNIHPGTIMIADDGRVVLADARADANDSRATDVRAIGGILYYALTGHWPHAEATLTGGTAGRGRASLPDAVRDSGGSLVAPRQARAGVPAYLDDLTMDLLDPAVEPPSSDVLAAELGRLDVADDPYLDDSGPLRFAGRDDDGTTSSPGGRRKIAAGVAGLLVVALVGLVFGINALAGGGTDGGGGGTGPVTQPGAGASENPSAEPADKPKPIPLSGDQVRVIDPQGDRTELRDVEKAVDGDPNEGWQTQGYKGRSNFGNLKDGMGILIDLKEPRTLSSVQVLLSSPGATAELRTGSSAPTESSKSADQQVVAQFSTRIGEPLEKFDGSTMSFSAFDPDQKYRYLLFWITDLPRADDGRYRIGVQEITVNGL